The following DNA comes from Hypomesus transpacificus isolate Combined female chromosome 5, fHypTra1, whole genome shotgun sequence.
GAAAGGCATAGGATGTTGACTTCATACATCGTGAGCCTTTTTGTATTCTGTATTTGTATTGATGCTGGTGCATAAAGACCAAGGCTGCATTCATTCAATGTAATGCTTCAATGAGCATATCATAAATACTTTATTCCTCTTAATTACATAGAACGTGTGGTTAAATAAAGGCACATTTTTCCGGCAATTTAATATACACATTACTTTCCACTGGCATAAGTCTCTTGGGAAAGATTTCCTCCATCTTCCACTAGAGGTCAAGCCAATCTTGGAACCTTTAATCCACGTTTCATGTTCATCGAAGGGCTACTGGTTCAAAGTGCACAAAGCATGCACAAGCACTCCCTTGTACAGCTTTGAAAGTGTAGAATCACCTCATTGAAAGGATGCTCAAGTATTTAATCCATTTGTCGTTTTGCTTcattttcaaacaaaatgtCCAGTCCTTCACATCAAATATAAAAGCCAGAGGAATTGAGTGTTTTATTTTCATTACATCTGGGCTCTCAGTGACACGTTGATAATGCTATTTTCAATTCCCTTCTCCGTAATATGAAATATGACAAATCCAAGTGAAATTGCCCAGACTGAAACACTTTTCAACTAACTTTACACTATTCCTTTGAATATTGAACTATTTCACTGCCAACAGCATACCTTCCATCTTTCCCACTTTTACATTTCAGACTGGTTTTAAAACGGACAATGTGGTGGTAAATTGTACAGAAGAGTGGTATTTTGTGGTGTGGTCATATCACTTATAGCCTGGTTTTAgcttaaaacatatttaggcGTATAGCATTTTCAATAGCAGATTGTGATTCCTAGAGAAACTAGAAAGCAGAGATTGCAAAAATGATGACCAATCATTTTTGTTGACAGATGTTTGTTGTTCTGATGTCCACTGCACTCACACCTTGTGTGTATCCTGTGATTTAAGCTGAAGTAATGTCCCGTGCAAGACCAGTGTCAATTTCAATTGATCAAAATGATCACTGCCATTACCACCAGCATTGCTACGCCCATCTCCAGCATTCTACCCACCTCCCTGTCCTTTAAATCCGCATGTTTCTTCCTCATTAAATCTTCTTTTCTTTGGCGCAGTTCCTTATCTCTTTGAAGTTGTTCACTGTAGTGAGACTTGTAGAATTTGTCAAAGTCGAAGATGTTTTGACTGTCTATGCCCACAGCAGCAGACTGTGTAGCCCTGGTTTGCTGAGACGTTGAACTACTGGTGCCCTTTCCTGTAGGTCTACTGGCTCCTGTAATATCTGATTGACTCAAAATACCTCGGTCGTATTTCTTTCTCAAACCTTTATTTCCCAAAACATGATAAGCCTCGCTGATATCAGAGAAGCGGAGAGTAGCGTGCTCGCTACCTGCGTTCTTGTCCGGATGGTAGATGAAAGACTGTTTGTAATAAGCTGTTTTTATTTGAGCGTGGGTTGCGTTTGGATTTACCTCAAGGATATCATAATATCCGGTTTTGGTTTTGTATAGAGTCTCAGACGAGTTACCGTCACTGCTGCCGTAACACCTACTCAGTAGCTGTTCATAACTATTTAGCAGATTAGATGTCACTCTTGGTTGCCTATTTGTAAACAGCACCGTGCTGAATGTCCTTTTCTGGTCGAACTTTGTGGTGGGCACCAACAGACAGCTTCCCCTCCTGCTAAACAATCTGGCCATGAGTTTGACCTGACTGTCTGGCTTTAGAGGCGAACTGAGGCAAAAACATAGCGGCTCACTGCGTGTATCAGGCAGCTGATTGTCAACGTTGTTCTGTTGAAATGCACAAAGCAGTTCCTCCCGGTAACGTTTCAATCCAAGGTCGTGGCAAAGTTTGTTGACAACTATAACGTCCGTTAGACCGCACGGAGTCCTTGTGATTTCAAACCTCATGCCCTTCCAAGGAATTCCGACAGCTTGACTCCATTTAAAAATCTGCTGGGTTTGATCTCGGTTATTTTTTGCGTCATCCAATCGGTTAACTGTTACAGTTGCCGCTTGTATCGCACCTTTGCCTTCAAACCTTAGGGGTGACTGAGAGTATGTGGTTTTTAAGTAAGTGTAGGCTCGCTTGCTAGTTCCCAGCCTGACCTCCGCCATTTTTGCTGTGACCAAGAAAATTACAAACCGGTTTCCGGGTTTGTTGGGGATGAGCCAATCAAAAGCAAGATTATAAAAAGCAAATTGAATTCAGCCAATTGGAATCATCGTGACGCTACGGCTGTGAAAATACACCACAGCGGTTGCGCAGTGCAGCTGCCGATTGGGAGTCTTTTAGGCCTATGTAACTGCTCATTTAcaggattaaaaaaaatatcgtAATATGGTCAACAATAGTCTTTCCTTGGAACAGCCCATGCTAACTTCATCACAACAGGTAGTAGTAGTTCCAAGCCCCACTCTGGCAACTTATGtcttgtaacctcctaaactacCAGCAGATGACACTGTTACGTAACAGGATGTATTAAATGTTGACCCAGCGAATCAAAGTGGAACCACTGAACTAGGCTACACCTAGTGAAATTTGCTGAAAAATGTAGTAATAAGTTTACAAAATATCTGTAATGTAAGGTCAGCCAATGTTTCTTACCTTTCTTTTCTGGAGAAGGAATATAACCTGATGTGTTTGTTCTCCATAGCCAAAGATCCATATAAAAGACTTGTTGATGGATCTGGATATGGAGAATTTCAAATACACTGGGTAATATTAATCTGAACATTATCATACTTTTTCAAGAATAATATTTAGGCGATATGATTCATGACATCCTTTCTTGAGCTTGATCTCGAGTTGCGCGCTCTTGGTTGATCTACACCCCTTGCGCGTTCACGCTACTCTCTCCCAGTCGgaaaataaaaggaaaaaaTCTGACTCCAGCGCGGAGATTTGGAGCATCTACCTGTAGGTAGAGAAGTTATTTGGAAAGACTTGTGGTGAAGCCGTGTAGTCACAATGAAAGACCGTACACATGAACTTAAGGCTGTGAGTATATTCCTTTCATTTGAAATATTCTGGAGATCTGAAGCAAACGGTGGTTGAAAGCAGCCTGAGATTTTGTGTTGTAGGCTAGACTAGGTGCGCCTCACTTTTCAAAGGCAGATTGTCTCGAGCAGTCTTGTCACAGTGTGTAATTTCGATTATCGGCATTTTAGATCTGGAGACTATGTTCCAATATGTTAATGTCAAGTGCAACTTTTTAATGTTGCCATTATGGAGATGCCAAATGGGAGCGCAAAGGCCGATAAGGGACGGTTTAAAGGTGCACCTGTTACATTTATTGAGCTTAGACGTGATGATACATCTTAATCGCATCCAGCTATTGTGGACCCACGGTACATGGTTACTGAATTTTTAGTGTGCCTTCTGCGTGGGAAAATAACTTTAATTTGCAATCGCAATTTCTTAAATAGACTAAATTGGTTGTTCATTTATCCAATCCTCCCAAATGTAATTTAACTCTGTCTTGAAGTTATTTCTTTCAAGAGTCAATATTCGGCTAAAAGTAGACTTGTTTTTAAGAGGGTTGAATTAAGAAAATATGTTAAAACGAACCATCAGCTTTTTAATAGAGCCTGTATTTTAATACAATTATAATAATGCTTTTCTATTACGATTCAAGTCTTGCCACTAAACTGACATTTAATGCTACGTATACAGTAGTTATTCGTGTGTTAGCTAATATATTTGATTTTGAATTAATTTGATATTACTGGACCCTCACTTTCCAGCTGACCCTATAAACATGACAGATATataatgcatacacacacacacatgtgcacacacacgcacgcacacacacgcacgcacacacacacacacacacacacacacacacacacacacacacacacacacacacacacacacacacacacacacacacacagagctgggaCTGTGCCAGGAGGGTGGAGATGAGCCTGTGTAGCAGCTTGGTCATCAGTGGATGACAGTGTTTCACCTGGGTTCTCTGACAGCACTGACCAATCACGGTCATTCTCACATTCCTGCCATGGTGTGACCAAATAGTAGCCTGTTCAATGTGCCTCTATATCATATTCATGGGAAGtcgtttggtgtgtgtgtatgcacaacGATGTATACTGTACTACATACAACAGGGTTTTCAAGTCATTTTCTCTCATACATGAACACATATGTTTCGGTGTTTCATTCATCCATATTCCACTCAGGTTTTGACATTTGGAATCACCAATGCAATGTCATGAACCACAACTTTGCTGGACATCAACCATCACCCCAAACTTCACGTCCCCACTTCTGAAAAAGCCTGTCATTCCGCAAAGGCCGCATTGGCATTCATCCGAGATGCTGCAGAGTGCTGCTATTAGGAAAAGGCTATTACATACTGCGACTTGTCATGCTGCGTCTAGGCTATTACGGCCCCCAGAAGACGACAGCTTGACATGAAGCAAACCGAAGGCGTTAGTAGCTTTCCTTTACTCCCCCACTGTAGTAGCTTATCATTCAGAAAGCTACTTCCTGGGTGTTTTGGGGGGGCTTTTACTGTTACCCGTGTTTGTTTTAAAATTGAATTGTTTCGTTGCTTAATCCCTTTCTGCTATTTGTTTTGACTGTGGCGTCTGTTGTGTCTTATCTCTGTGTAGTCAGCAGCTGTTGAGGCCAGTGGGCCTGTCGTCAGATGCTTCGGCTCGCCTTGGGGGACATTTATGATGAAACACCTGCCCTGCACTGGAGATGCCCTGTGAGGTGCGGTGTGTTGGGCTCAAACGCACAGTGGGGCAGACAGGTTGGAGACTCGCGCGACAGCGTTCAGTGGCCGGTCCCCAAACGTCAGGCCTGGTGCTCAGACTCCGATCAGTGGACATGATTTGAGAAAGGGTTCATCCGATAAACTGGAGCTATAGTCATCGCAAGGACAGATCCAATAccgttttttttaaaggtctcCTTTAATTGGATCGGTGTCAAAATGTCCGATCCGATAGAAGGCTGGAAAGAATCGGCTTCCGTTCGATGTTACAACTTTGACGAGCGGGCTAGGGATGTGTGTAAGAGACAGCTAGCTCGTTAAGGTGGCAAGGGGTCATCCCTTCTCAGCTGGGGGGCGGATATTGGACTGGGTGGAAGGCGCTTCGGACTTTCTCCTTGGTCAGTCCTGATATCACCGGCTTGACTTGATCACCTGCCATGTGTTATCCAACACATCCCTGTGCCAGCAGTGACAGCTCTCTCCGAGCTGTGGATGAGTGTAAGGGGCAGATGGTGCTGAGTTAAACAGTGAGTCGGCGCAACAGCAGTCGTGAGAAGGCATGTTTTACCCGTCCAAGGTGGAAAGCTGGAGTGGgcggaaaggagggggggggggggggggaagaggggtacGTCAGGTGGTTCCTGCGTGCGTGATGTGCGTGGCCGTGTGTTGCtgatggattgtgtgtgtgtgggggggggggggggggggggggggggctcgtgCGTGGGCGTGCGCAAGCGTGCGGCGCTCtcgagggtgtgtgtttgtgtgtggtgaggggaaAGGCACTCATGTCATAGAGATAATGTGGTGTCAGTGTGGGCTGAAGGCTATAATGACTGTGGTGTAGGCCCACTCACAGATCGGAGGCTGGAGCTATTGTCTCCCTTCCTGAGCCCTCCCACAAATGTGTGTAGGAGCAGGATGAGTGTGCGACAGTGAAAAAGGTCCCCCTCCCTGGTGAGATTTGGCTTGATTGTCGTACCTAACGCCCTTATAAACAGCTGCTTTGGCTATTGAAAGTGAAGTGGTTTAGCCTGTTGCCTTGCATCTTTGTTGTTCTACCCAGGAGCCTTCTTCATTAGGTTATTTGTTGATGCAaattcacaacaacaacaaaagaaaagaaaaagaaaatgagatTACAGCATGCTTTCAAGCTCATAAATAAAGCACCTCATTGCTTGTTTCCACATTACCCTCTCCGCCCACGTAAAATAGGATTCCATTTGCTGCATTTCCAGGGAATCATCAAATTATTCTGTTCTAACTGAATCCACCGTACTCTCTTTGAAGTTTCTTTCTCATTCACCGGTTGAAGCCATGGCACCATTACAGGAGAGCCTAGGAATCCATAtcgggaatcgggctagtaatcagaaggtcgctggttcgattcccggccatgccaaaatgACATGGGggcattgggcaaggcacttcaccctacttgcctcgggggaaatgtccctgtacttactgtaagtcgctctggataagagcgtctgataaatgactaaatgtaatgtaaatttcAATATAGATGACGAAAGGGGAGACATAAGGCAGGTGAGGCATCGTTCTCAATGTCAGCTCATTTGTGCAATACCTCAGTCCCATAGCACAGAAGCAAGGTATATCGTCATTAATATGCAACAAAGGTGCTTCCGGCAACCGTCGGCCCCCTCTGGTTATGAGGTCATTctgcttttttttctccatatttAATTGTGctccaacccctctctctccatggccCCCTTattccctggtgaggtgttaaACAGCCACCCCTCAGCTCTCTCTATTGTCTCAGGGACACCGATATACTAGGGTGTCATGTGCCATGCGCACTTGTCTCGTGCCCACACTCTGAGGCACGAGAAACGACACTCTGGATGAGGGTGAACCTTGACCCTGCTGGGCTGcagccctcacccccacccccaaccccccaatccccccccaCGACCCCCTCCAGGAGAGACATGAAACATTTATGGCTTTTAGGCCTCGGCATCCGCCCCCCAGCTGCCAAACCCTCCCTGGTAATGATAGCCCTTCAGGAGGCCCTGGGAGGCTCTCCCTCTATAAGCAGACAGCCGTCCTTGATTTCTCTCTTTTCGACACGATAAATTGGATCTGGTGTCATGTGCGTCCttgtttttcccccccccccctttcttttcCTGTTGCTATTCTTTCCTTTTACACTTGAATTGTAGGCAGGTAGTGTTGATGGCAGGGGTTCTGTTGAAGCACCGTGAATATTATGCAGCGTCAAAAGGCCTTTTTGCGTTTTCTCTCCGAAGCACCTCGTGTGTATTTCCTGAGTCATGCTGGTTTCACGACTTTTACTGGTGGATGAAAACACCAGACGTCTTCGTTTAATTTCCCTCTCGGTTTACAGGGcaaggaggctgaggaggaggacgatGTGGCCGTCGCCAtggacaaggacagattcatGGACGATTTCTTTGTGCAGGTACTGTAAAGGCCTTGTTGACCCCTGTGTGCACCCTGTAGAAGCCTTGTCACATGTCTGAGTCTCCAGTACGTCTTCATCTTTGTTGGAGCTCCGTAAGCGAACGTCAGTGCCGAGCCTAGGGATTTaagacttcatgtcttaaaacttttatattgtaatttgtcaatttatattgtaatttgtcaatttatattttatttaatgcccactttttttctattttagtgtattccacttttTACTGATAGTTTTAGTATTATTAGACCAcgtatttaaatttaagattcctatatgtttattgtatgcaccttcctgccaaagcaaattccttgtcagtgcaaactttcatggcgaataaatcccattctgatgtcaggacagtgtgtctagCTCGTATCTCTCACTTTGAGACGTTTCCATGCACCTCTGTGGTTGTACTTTGTGACAGACATTTCTCAGTGAATACAAACTTAGTTAGGTGAACATTTATCGTCAATGTTTCAAAATGGTCAAAATCATCGACATATCAGTGTTTACAGGGTGTTCGGCCACCTAGCTCTGTCATCCTTTGAAAACTTGTCCGCACATACAGTACGAATGCCTGTATGAAAAAGGTAATTGAAAGTTCCACCCCATACATACGTGCAGTGATGACGGGTGGTGAGGATGTCTTGTTGAACCATTCCCAGTTCTAACACTTGTAGACAGTGTAGAAGCTGCCTTGCAACTCGGCACACTAGTTAAACAGGACGTGAAGCTGGATTGCCGGATGTCTCGCTTGCACTCTTTGAACTCTGAAGTCAACATATCTCTCTGCAAGCACTGTTTCCGTGCCCCCTAATTACACCGGCTCAGAGGCATAGCCTTGTACTTTCACAGCCCCTCCCGCAATCCCCCCATACCTACAGGATGAGAGCAGTCATCAAAGGACCATGGGACTGTGCGTGAAGATGCACTGATGCGATCATCAAAAACGTGTTAGCGTCTCGCTGCCGCTGAGACAAGCTAGCTTTGGTTCACATTAGCATGATGCACTATAGAACTAACCTGGGGATTTTTGATTTCTTCATGACTCAACTCCATAGTTGACGCATTCAGGTTGCCAATTCCCAGTTGCGGTTGTATGTTGAAGTAATTATAATAGTCTGCTGCAACTTTGATTGGGAAATGATTAACCACCATTGACTTTTGGTTTTCTTactgaaaataataatatttttgaACTTGGCTGTAAGTATCTTAGAAACATTTCTACGAATTCTCAAGAACAATAGTCTCCATGGTGTGGTCAGGCAGACTTGAGCATTCCTGTGTAACAACTCCTGCACTCTCCTGGTTCACTGCATGGCTCATTGTAGTCTTCCAGGGACTTCCTCCATTTGATTCAGGACTCATTTTCCCATCAGGCAGCCCACATGCAGAGACTGAGCTCACGAGAACACATTAAACCAGCCCCCACTAAGCAGTTTCGAGCACTGAACCCCCGTGAGGACCTTTCCCAGACTACCTTAGCTTGATGTAGCATCTGTGCTAGCGTGGCACACA
Coding sequences within:
- the LOC124467713 gene encoding uncharacterized protein LOC124467713 translates to MAEVRLGTSKRAYTYLKTTYSQSPLRFEGKGAIQAATVTVNRLDDAKNNRDQTQQIFKWSQAVGIPWKGMRFEITRTPCGLTDVIVVNKLCHDLGLKRYREELLCAFQQNNVDNQLPDTRSEPLCFCLSSPLKPDSQVKLMARLFSRRGSCLLVPTTKFDQKRTFSTVLFTNRQPRVTSNLLNSYEQLLSRCYGSSDGNSSETLYKTKTGYYDILEVNPNATHAQIKTAYYKQSFIYHPDKNAGSEHATLRFSDISEAYHVLGNKGLRKKYDRGILSQSDITGASRPTGKGTSSSTSQQTRATQSAAVGIDSQNIFDFDKFYKSHYSEQLQRDKELRQRKEDLMRKKHADLKDREVGRMLEMGVAMLVVMAVIILIN